The genomic window CCTTGGCATTGAAGTAGCGCAGGTCGATGTTGTAGGCTTCGTGGGTGCGCGGAGCCTTGGGTATGGCCTGCTGTATGCTGCTGGATGATGCCGGATTTGGCGGGTTGTCCTGCTGCTGTGCGCTGCTAGAGGATGCCGGAGTCGGCGGGTTCTGTTGCTGTGCGCTGCTGGACGATGCCGGAGATGGCGGGTTATCCTGCTGTGCGCTGCTGGACGATGCCGGAGTCGGCGGGTTCTGCTGGCTCTTCAGGTCTCCTTCGGGATCGGTGGGCATCTGGCCGTTGAAGCCTTCCTGGCCCTTCTTAGTGAGGGCGATGATGACCATGCCGTCCTTGGTAAAGATGTTGCTCGGGCTGATATCGACTCGGTTGCCGTCAAATGTCCAGTCGCCTTTCAGCCAACGGGTACTGTTGAATGTATCGAAGTCGTCGCTCCAGTCCAGGGTAAAGTCGCTGCCGTTTTCACCTGCGCCCGGGGTGTACTTGTAGACCTTGACCCAGTTGATGAACTGGTAAACTGGCAGGATATTGTCGTTCCAGGCACCGACCCAGCCGGCGTCTTCGTGGGACCAGAGGTTGAAGCGGAGGCCTTGTTCCTTCTTGCCAAGGTCTTCCACTTGGTTGTTGTCTCCCTGTCCCTTGACTGTCTTGCGGATGACCTTGCCGTCGAGAATCCAGGCCACATAATCCGGAGTCCATTCCATGCCGTAAGTATGGAAGGATTCGTTGGATGCGGGGTTGATGGCGTGGTGGTCTTCGCTAGTCACCTTGCGGTCCGGCTGTCCGTTTCCGGGGCCGAAGCCTGTAATGATGTTGGACTGGAAACTGTTGGGGTTCTTGCCCAGAATTTCGATATCCACTTCGACCCAGGGCTCGTTTCCGCCCAGGTAGGAATCGTTGTGGTAGAGGAACATGGAACTGACGGTTCCCGAACCGGCTGCCATTTTCATGCGCGCTTCGAACTTGCCGTACATCCAGGTTTCGCTGGTATAAAGTTCTGCACCTGAATAGTCTTTTGCGCTCACAGCAGTTACCGCCAATAGTCCAAATATTAAAGTCTTTTTCAATGTCATATAGCCCCCTGCAAACCCATACACACCCTAATTTTACTTTCTGGGAGGGGGCAAAACAAGACTTTCAACTGAAATAGGGGTAAATTCTGTATCAACTGTATCGTTTTTTGTCCAAAATGACGGCATTTTTGGATTAAGTTGTTCCTTTGTCTAATTTATTTTGAAGTATAAGCTATATTTCCAAAAAACTAGTTTGTCAAAGGAGAACTATGAAAAAATTAGTGCGTTCTTTCGGTTTGTCTGCTGCGGCTATGGCGTTTTTCGCTTGCAGTGGCGATGATGTTACAAAGGTTTACGAAACCACCACACCGACTGTCGGTATGGATCTTGTCGCTGCCGGCGATGAAAGGCCTGATTGCGATGACGACCACGATGGGAAGCTCATTTACGTGGCTGATTCCAGCATGGCTTTTTTCTGCTCCAACAAGGAATGGTTGCCGTTTGGTGGCGAAACCATGAGGGGCCCGACAGGCGAACCTGGTGAAAAAGGCGAAACCGGTGAAAAGGGCGACAAGGGTGAAAAGGGTGCCAAGGGCAGCAAGGGTGATAAGGGTGATGCCGGTGACGGTTGTACCTTGAGCGAAATCGAAGGCGGTGTCGTGGTCACTTGTGGTTCCGATGTCGATACTCTTTATAATGGCAAGGCCGGAGTCGGACAGAAGGGCGAACAGGGCGATGCTTGTTCCTTGAAGTCGTTGGATGGTGTCGGTGTTGAAATCACTTGCGGATCCGACGTGGACACCCTTTACGACGGAAAGGCTGGTTCGTCGACGGTTTCTGTTGAGGGCGGATGTACGCTCGTTAGCGATGAAAATGGTGTCGTGACGTTCGCTTGCGAAGGTGGCGATGTTGTATTGAGCAAGGCTCTTTGTGGTTCTGCCGCATACGATCCGGCCGAAAGCTTCTGCCTCCTGGGCAAGGTGACCGCGTTGAGCGCAACTTGCGCTGGTGAAACAATTGACCAGCGTAAGCAGTTCTGCGACCCGCGCGAGGGTGGGCATGCGTATGACTACGTTGTTCTCGAATTTGGTGGCGTGACTCAGGTCTGGATGGCTCAGAATTTGAGCTATGGCACCGATTTGGAAGGTGAATCTATTTGCAGCAACGGCACAGAAACTTGCGATGAGGCCGGACGCCTTTATGACTGGTGGTCTGCTGCCAATGTTGCAACATCGGAATCGAATACCAAGCAGAAGATGAACCAATCCTATTACCAGGGTATTTGTCCCGATGGCTGGCATATGCCGAACGAAACGGAACTTTATAATTTGCTCAACTATAATGGCAAGAATGCAAATGGCATGAGCTCTATGACTATGGGCAAGGCTCTCAAGTCCACGACTGGATGGGCAGAAGTGTCTACTGATGTGGATGGCAACGGAGAAGATTTGCTGGGCCTGAATATTGTGCCGTCTGGAAGTTTCTCTCCTGTTGAAGGTGATGCAGAAATCAGTGTTATTCAAGGTGAAGAATTGGCTGTTTTCTGGATTGCTTCCGAAGAGAAGGATAATAACGCATACACGAAGGCTTATACACTTGTGTTTGCAAACTATGCGGACAATACGATGTATAATCCGTCTCCGAAGGGCATCGGCGCTTCTGTCCGTTGCTTGATGGACCTCTAATTTTTCGAGATGCGAATTTGTGGCCGCCTGCGGGCGGCCTTTTTTTATGAGTTGTTTGAAAAATTCTATCCTTGTCACATGGATTTTAAAGGCCTGACCGCATACCT from uncultured Fibrobacter sp. includes these protein-coding regions:
- a CDS encoding family 16 glycosylhydrolase, translating into MTLKKTLIFGLLAVTAVSAKDYSGAELYTSETWMYGKFEARMKMAAGSGTVSSMFLYHNDSYLGGNEPWVEVDIEILGKNPNSFQSNIITGFGPGNGQPDRKVTSEDHHAINPASNESFHTYGMEWTPDYVAWILDGKVIRKTVKGQGDNNQVEDLGKKEQGLRFNLWSHEDAGWVGAWNDNILPVYQFINWVKVYKYTPGAGENGSDFTLDWSDDFDTFNSTRWLKGDWTFDGNRVDISPSNIFTKDGMVIIALTKKGQEGFNGQMPTDPEGDLKSQQNPPTPASSSSAQQDNPPSPASSSSAQQQNPPTPASSSSAQQQDNPPNPASSSSIQQAIPKAPRTHEAYNIDLRYFNAKGVPVKKDNSQHIKVFSK
- a CDS encoding FISUMP domain-containing protein; this encodes MKKLVRSFGLSAAAMAFFACSGDDVTKVYETTTPTVGMDLVAAGDERPDCDDDHDGKLIYVADSSMAFFCSNKEWLPFGGETMRGPTGEPGEKGETGEKGDKGEKGAKGSKGDKGDAGDGCTLSEIEGGVVVTCGSDVDTLYNGKAGVGQKGEQGDACSLKSLDGVGVEITCGSDVDTLYDGKAGSSTVSVEGGCTLVSDENGVVTFACEGGDVVLSKALCGSAAYDPAESFCLLGKVTALSATCAGETIDQRKQFCDPREGGHAYDYVVLEFGGVTQVWMAQNLSYGTDLEGESICSNGTETCDEAGRLYDWWSAANVATSESNTKQKMNQSYYQGICPDGWHMPNETELYNLLNYNGKNANGMSSMTMGKALKSTTGWAEVSTDVDGNGEDLLGLNIVPSGSFSPVEGDAEISVIQGEELAVFWIASEEKDNNAYTKAYTLVFANYADNTMYNPSPKGIGASVRCLMDL